GGTGTATCGGTGAGGTTGTAGACGGCATTGAAGCCGCGCCCGTAGCGACCGGTCTGACCAGGGCGGCTGATCTTGTCGCTATCGCTGATGTGCTGGATGTTCTCGAGGTCGTCGTCGTCGAACGGACGATCATTCGTGACGATCAAGGCCGCCCCTGCGAAGTTGGACCAATCCGGAAGCGGGCCTTCAAGGTTGAGTGACGCCCGACGATCCAGAATGAATCGGATCTCGGAAGCGCCGCCATCGTCGGCGTTTTGAATCAGCTCCTTGAGGATCCCTTCGTCCTGAGGATAGTCGTGAATCAGCTGACGAATCGCAATGTGGATGGGCTGTTTTTGCCCGAAGTCGAAGCTTTCCATGGCGGCTTCTTCAGTTCGTTCCGGAAACCACCACTGCGAAGGCATTGTGGTCGTGAATGCTCTCGTGGTTCACCGCTTTTACCGTGAACGATGCCACCCTCGCATCCGCCTTGAGCTGCGCGGCAACATTCCGAACCACGTCCTCCACGAAGACCGGGTTCTCGTACGCCTGCATGGTCACGAAGCGCTCGTCGGAACGCTTGAGCAGGGCATACAGCGGAGCCGAACCCGACTTCTCCGCGATAGCGATCAACTCCTCGATCCAGATGAGATCCCAGCCGCCGTCCTCCTGCTGGCGCGGGCGGATTTCCAAGGTGACGTAGCCACGTTGGTTGTGGGCGCCGTATTCGCTGATCTCCTTGCTGCAAGGGCAGAGAGTGGTTACCGGCACGACGACCCGGAGCGCGAAATCGTCGTGGGTGCCATTCGAGGTGCCGAGGAACGTGCAGTCACAGCCAACCTTGGCCGGGAGCTCGCTGACAGGGGCCACCTTCGTCACGAAATAGGTGAAGCCGACCTCGATGTGGGCCTCCTCAGCATCGAGACGCTTCTTCAGGTCGTGAAGAATGTCCGGGAGGGTCCGCATGGTGACCTCGCCTTCATGGCGGGCGAGCACTTCGAGGAACCGGCTCATGTGGGTTCCCTTGAAGTGGTGCGGGAGGTGGACGGACATCGTGATGTTCGCCACGGTCGGGAAGGGCTTTCCGTCCCGGTCGAGGATCTGGATCGGGTAGCGGAGATCGGTGATGCCGACCTGATCGATGGCGATGCCACGCTCGTCGGGAGTCGCCTGAATGTCGGGGAGGGAAGAGGATTTCATGGCAGTCAGAGAGAGTATTCAGCCCAGGATGTCGCCGTTTCCCAGACGCGTATGGAAACCAGGCGGACGCCGGCGCGGAGCGGGTAGCGGGCGTCGGGTTG
Above is a window of Luteolibacter flavescens DNA encoding:
- the folE2 gene encoding GTP cyclohydrolase FolE2, with protein sequence MKSSSLPDIQATPDERGIAIDQVGITDLRYPIQILDRDGKPFPTVANITMSVHLPHHFKGTHMSRFLEVLARHEGEVTMRTLPDILHDLKKRLDAEEAHIEVGFTYFVTKVAPVSELPAKVGCDCTFLGTSNGTHDDFALRVVVPVTTLCPCSKEISEYGAHNQRGYVTLEIRPRQQEDGGWDLIWIEELIAIAEKSGSAPLYALLKRSDERFVTMQAYENPVFVEDVVRNVAAQLKADARVASFTVKAVNHESIHDHNAFAVVVSGTN